Proteins from a single region of Salipiger sp. H15:
- a CDS encoding AAA family ATPase, producing the protein MGEAIIGQREVIERLLIGLLANGNLLVEGLPGLAKTRAIKALARNLECDFSRIQFTPDLLPSDVTGTEVYYQGEGGGEFRFEPGPIFANLVLADEINRAPAKVQAALLEAMEERQVTVAGATHRMEPLFMVMATQNPIEQEGTYPLPEAQMDRFLMHVNITYPPVEDEVEVIRLVRSEEIAAQGGAGAAAAQPPTPIPQEAVFAARREIAALRVAPEMERYIADLVNATRVPAEFGEDLPRWIEVGASPRASLALDKCGRTHAWLAGRDYVDPEDIRAVVADVLRHRLGLSYEAQGEGISPDAVVAEIVRQVALP; encoded by the coding sequence ATGGGCGAGGCGATCATCGGCCAGCGCGAGGTGATCGAGCGGCTGCTGATCGGCCTGCTGGCCAACGGCAACCTGCTGGTCGAGGGGCTGCCCGGCCTTGCCAAGACCCGCGCGATCAAGGCGCTGGCCCGCAACCTCGAATGCGACTTCTCGCGCATCCAGTTCACCCCCGACCTGCTGCCCTCGGACGTCACCGGCACCGAGGTCTACTACCAGGGCGAGGGCGGCGGCGAGTTCCGCTTCGAGCCGGGTCCGATCTTCGCAAACCTCGTGCTCGCGGACGAGATCAACCGCGCCCCGGCCAAGGTGCAGGCGGCGCTGCTCGAGGCGATGGAAGAGCGGCAGGTGACCGTCGCGGGCGCCACCCACAGGATGGAGCCGCTCTTCATGGTCATGGCGACGCAGAACCCCATCGAGCAGGAGGGCACCTATCCGCTGCCCGAGGCGCAGATGGACCGCTTTCTCATGCACGTGAACATCACCTACCCGCCGGTCGAGGACGAGGTCGAGGTGATCCGCCTCGTGCGCTCCGAGGAGATCGCGGCGCAGGGAGGGGCCGGGGCTGCGGCCGCCCAGCCCCCGACGCCGATCCCGCAGGAGGCGGTCTTTGCCGCCCGCCGCGAGATCGCCGCGCTGCGCGTCGCGCCCGAGATGGAGCGCTACATCGCCGACCTGGTGAACGCCACCCGCGTGCCCGCCGAGTTCGGCGAGGACCTGCCGCGCTGGATCGAGGTCGGCGCCAGCCCGCGCGCCTCGCTGGCGCTCGACAAGTGCGGCCGCACCCATGCCTGGCTTGCCGGGCGCGACTACGTCGACCCCGAGGACATCCGCGCCGTGGTCGCCGACGTGCTGCGCCATCGCCTCGGCCTCAGCTACGAGGCGCAGGGCGAGGGCATCAGCCCCGACGCGGTGGTTGCCGAGATCGTCCGGCAGGTGGCGCTGCCCTGA
- a CDS encoding catalase, which produces MTKRLTTSAGAPVPSNETSATAGPRGPVLLEDYQLIEKLAHQNRERIPERVVHAKGWGAQGTFTVTHDISRYTRARLFSKVGNSCDILSRWSTVAGEQGAADAERDVRGFALKFYTEEGNWDMVGNNTPIFFIRDAFKFPDFIRTQKRHPKTNLRSPEAMFDFWAGQPESVHQVTILMSDRGIPQNPMHMHGYGSHTYSLWNDAGERFWVKFHFRCQQPIANYTNEQAEKIVGATRDSFQEDLYNAIDEGKFPRWEMNIQVMPEAQAEALDFNPFDLTKVWPHADFPLIPVGMLEFNKNPDNYFQMIENAAFSPSNKVPGIGFSPDKMLQGRIFAYADAHRYRLGTHYEALPANAPKCPVHNYHKDGAMRFFPPQTGHIDAYYEPNQYEEAAKADPSVMEPPLKISGDADRYAQEDKDADYIQPRALYERVLGDDERARLHLNMARAMAPVSDKVKERWYAVIARVSPAYEAGVRKAAEDLKNGTIDDYPGIPVTGDTPVRAAE; this is translated from the coding sequence ATGACCAAGCGACTGACCACATCCGCCGGCGCGCCGGTTCCCAGCAACGAGACCTCGGCCACCGCCGGCCCGCGCGGTCCGGTGCTGCTGGAGGACTACCAGCTGATCGAGAAGCTCGCGCACCAGAACCGCGAGCGCATCCCCGAGCGCGTGGTGCACGCCAAGGGTTGGGGCGCGCAGGGCACCTTCACCGTGACCCATGACATCAGCCGCTACACCCGCGCGAGGCTCTTCTCGAAGGTCGGCAACAGCTGCGACATCCTCTCGCGCTGGTCCACCGTCGCCGGCGAGCAGGGCGCGGCCGATGCCGAGCGCGACGTGCGCGGCTTTGCCCTGAAGTTCTACACCGAGGAAGGCAACTGGGACATGGTGGGCAACAACACCCCCATCTTCTTCATCCGCGACGCCTTCAAGTTCCCCGATTTCATCCGCACGCAGAAACGCCACCCCAAGACCAACCTGCGCTCGCCCGAGGCGATGTTCGACTTCTGGGCCGGCCAGCCGGAGTCGGTGCACCAGGTGACCATCCTGATGTCGGACCGGGGCATCCCGCAGAACCCGATGCACATGCACGGCTACGGCTCGCACACCTACTCGCTGTGGAACGACGCGGGCGAGCGGTTCTGGGTGAAGTTCCACTTCCGCTGCCAGCAGCCGATCGCCAACTACACCAACGAGCAGGCCGAGAAGATCGTCGGCGCGACCCGCGACAGCTTCCAGGAGGACCTCTACAACGCGATCGACGAGGGCAAATTCCCGAGATGGGAGATGAACATCCAGGTGATGCCCGAGGCGCAGGCGGAGGCGCTGGACTTCAACCCGTTCGACCTGACCAAGGTCTGGCCGCACGCCGATTTCCCGCTGATCCCGGTGGGCATGCTCGAGTTCAACAAGAACCCCGACAACTACTTCCAGATGATCGAGAACGCCGCCTTCTCGCCGTCGAACAAGGTGCCGGGCATCGGCTTCTCGCCAGACAAGATGCTGCAGGGCCGGATCTTCGCCTATGCCGACGCGCACCGCTACCGGCTGGGAACGCATTACGAGGCGCTGCCCGCCAATGCGCCGAAATGCCCCGTTCACAATTACCACAAGGACGGCGCGATGCGGTTCTTCCCGCCGCAGACCGGGCATATCGACGCCTATTACGAGCCGAACCAGTACGAGGAGGCGGCCAAGGCGGACCCCTCGGTCATGGAGCCGCCGCTGAAGATCTCGGGCGATGCGGACCGCTACGCGCAGGAGGACAAGGATGCCGATTACATCCAGCCGCGCGCGCTTTACGAGCGGGTGCTGGGCGATGACGAGCGGGCGCGCCTGCACCTCAACATGGCCCGCGCCATGGCGCCGGTCTCGGACAAGGTGAAGGAACGCTGGTACGCGGTGATCGCCCGCGTCAGCCCCGCCTACGAGGCGGGCGTGCGCAAGGCCGCCGAGGATCTCAAGAACGGCACCATCGACGACTACCCGGGCATCCCGGTCACCGGCGACACCCCGGTGCGCGCCGCAGAGTGA
- a CDS encoding LysR substrate-binding domain-containing protein, which produces MPVTFRQLSYFRALAEQRNFRRAAEACNVSQPALSVQIRELEAALNGPLVERQARDVVLTPFGREVLESADRILAEVAGLERAARRRGGLTGKLALGVIPTIAPYFLPEALAALRSGDISLDVEVTENKTERLLSRLADGGLDAALVALPIEAEGIEVLPLFEDRFLLAGSVARLDQIRRVSRPEGLAESQLLLLEDGHCLTDQALAVCGRGRGNARINMGATSLSTLSRLVAAGFGLTLMPELAALTELRASPGMRLRRFAEPEPARIVALARRASSHREGWFTELADVLQTVGEDLVAKVRESAETGAA; this is translated from the coding sequence ATGCCAGTCACCTTCCGCCAGCTCAGCTATTTCCGCGCCCTCGCCGAGCAGCGCAACTTCCGCCGCGCCGCCGAGGCCTGCAACGTCTCGCAGCCGGCGCTCTCGGTGCAGATCCGCGAGCTCGAGGCGGCGCTCAACGGCCCGCTGGTCGAGCGGCAGGCGCGCGACGTGGTGCTGACCCCCTTCGGCCGCGAGGTGCTGGAGAGCGCCGACCGCATCCTTGCGGAGGTCGCCGGGCTCGAGCGCGCGGCGCGGCGGCGGGGCGGGCTGACCGGCAAGCTCGCGTTGGGGGTCATTCCCACCATCGCCCCCTATTTCCTGCCCGAGGCGCTGGCGGCGCTGCGCTCGGGGGACATCTCGCTCGACGTCGAGGTGACCGAGAACAAGACCGAGCGGCTGCTCTCGCGGCTGGCTGACGGCGGGCTCGACGCGGCGCTGGTGGCGCTGCCGATCGAGGCGGAGGGGATCGAGGTGCTGCCGCTCTTCGAGGACCGCTTCCTGCTCGCCGGCAGCGTCGCGCGGCTCGACCAGATCCGCCGGGTGTCGCGCCCCGAGGGGCTGGCCGAGAGCCAGCTGCTGTTGCTCGAGGACGGGCATTGCCTGACCGACCAGGCGCTGGCGGTCTGCGGCCGGGGCCGGGGGAACGCGCGGATCAACATGGGGGCGACCTCGCTCTCGACCCTGTCGCGGCTGGTGGCGGCGGGCTTCGGGCTGACCCTGATGCCCGAACTGGCGGCGCTGACCGAGCTGCGCGCCTCGCCGGGGATGCGGTTGCGTCGCTTTGCCGAGCCGGAGCCCGCGCGGATCGTGGCGCTTGCGCGCCGCGCCTCGAGCCACCGCGAGGGCTGGTTCACCGAACTCGCGGATGTGCTGCAGACCGTGGGCGAGGACCTTGTCGCGAAGGTCCGCGAGAGCGCCGAGACCGGCGCCGCGTGA
- a CDS encoding DUF58 domain-containing protein — protein MKDRAARIRTGTQPKAPPVTDDPRIHTDLAYLRSLEGPARGLSFLPRQPAQSVLNGRHASRLRGRGLNFEELRDYLPGDDIRAIDWKVTARTGKPHVRVMTEERDRPALIVVDQRMSMFFGTRRAMKSVTAAEAAAMTAFRILDQGDRVGGIVFGDEVIAEIRPQRSRAALNRFLTALAEANGLLHAEAPNVAPIGLTEVLRAVARIASRNHLIIVLSDFDGIDAETDRIVSGLSRHNDLILVPVTDPSAGEIPGGLRIIVTDGELQAEIDTAEPGTRRGLIEMSKGRLADVLDWQRRFGVAILPLSAGEETLPQMRRLLGLGPR, from the coding sequence ATGAAGGACCGCGCCGCCCGCATCCGCACCGGCACACAGCCGAAGGCCCCGCCGGTCACGGACGATCCGCGCATCCACACCGATCTGGCCTACCTGCGCAGCCTCGAGGGCCCGGCGCGCGGGCTCAGCTTCCTGCCGCGCCAGCCGGCGCAGTCGGTGCTCAACGGCCGCCACGCCTCGCGCCTGCGCGGGCGCGGGCTCAACTTCGAGGAACTGCGCGACTACCTGCCCGGCGACGACATCCGCGCCATCGACTGGAAGGTCACCGCCCGCACCGGCAAGCCGCATGTGCGGGTGATGACCGAGGAGCGCGACCGCCCGGCACTGATCGTCGTCGACCAGCGCATGTCGATGTTCTTCGGCACCCGCCGCGCGATGAAATCGGTGACCGCCGCCGAGGCCGCCGCGATGACCGCCTTCCGCATCCTCGACCAGGGCGACCGGGTGGGCGGCATCGTCTTCGGCGACGAGGTGATCGCCGAGATCCGCCCGCAGCGCAGCCGCGCCGCGCTCAACCGCTTCCTCACCGCGCTGGCCGAGGCGAACGGGCTGCTGCACGCCGAGGCGCCGAACGTCGCGCCCATCGGTCTGACCGAGGTGCTGCGCGCCGTCGCCCGCATCGCCTCGCGCAACCACCTCATCATCGTGCTCAGCGACTTCGACGGCATCGACGCCGAGACCGACCGCATCGTCTCGGGGCTCTCCCGCCACAATGACCTGATCCTCGTGCCGGTGACCGACCCCAGCGCCGGAGAGATCCCGGGCGGGCTGCGCATCATCGTCACCGATGGCGAACTGCAGGCCGAGATAGACACCGCCGAGCCCGGCACGCGGCGCGGGCTGATCGAGATGTCGAAGGGGCGGCTGGCCGATGTGCTCGACTGGCAGCGCCGCTTCGGGGTGGCGATCCTGCCGCTCTCGGCCGGCGAGGAGACGCTGCCGCAGATGCGCCGCCTGCTGGGGCTCGGGCCGCGATGA
- a CDS encoding arylsulfatase, translating into MAYGTAVWAQDSGASDKPNILVMFGDDIGQSNLSTYTFGMMGYTTPNIDSIANEGLKFTDYYAEQSCTAGRSTFLTGQTTFRTGLSKVGLPGANAGLQDSDVTLASALKDLGYTTGQFGKNHLGDRDEFLPTAHGFDEFFGNLYHLNAEEEPEDRNYPKDPAFRERFGPRGVIHSYADGEIEDTGPLTRKRMETVDDETAAAAIDFMKRAVESNTPFFTWYNTTRMHARTHVREEHRSEPGLTALTEYADGMVEHDALIGTILDSLDEMGVADNTIVIYTTDNGPHKNTWPDAASSPFRNEKNSNWEGAYRVPAMIKWPGHIEPGTIANDLFSGLDWFPTLMAAVGDTDITQRLLDGTTIDGKEYKNHLDGYNQLAYLTGESDESARDAFFYFNDDGEVVGLRYENWKFVFAEQRAQGTMQIWAEPFVKLRLPKMFDLHADPYEEADITSNTYWDWVFQHAYLAAPAAGVVGQFLETFKEYPPAQRPDSFSIDQVQADINAALASISGGN; encoded by the coding sequence ATGGCCTACGGGACCGCGGTATGGGCGCAGGACAGCGGTGCTTCCGACAAGCCGAACATCCTTGTCATGTTCGGGGATGACATCGGGCAGTCCAACCTGTCGACCTACACTTTCGGCATGATGGGCTACACCACGCCGAACATCGACAGCATTGCGAATGAAGGTCTGAAATTCACCGACTACTACGCCGAGCAGAGCTGCACCGCAGGGCGTTCGACCTTCCTGACGGGTCAGACGACCTTCCGCACGGGCCTCTCGAAGGTCGGCCTGCCGGGGGCCAACGCAGGTCTGCAGGATTCCGACGTGACGCTGGCGTCGGCGCTGAAGGACCTCGGCTATACCACCGGGCAATTCGGCAAGAACCACCTTGGGGACCGCGACGAGTTCCTGCCGACCGCCCATGGCTTCGACGAGTTTTTCGGCAACCTCTACCACCTCAACGCCGAGGAAGAGCCCGAGGACCGCAACTATCCGAAGGATCCGGCCTTCCGTGAACGGTTCGGTCCGCGCGGTGTGATCCACTCCTATGCCGACGGCGAGATCGAGGACACCGGCCCGCTCACCCGCAAGCGGATGGAAACCGTCGACGACGAAACCGCCGCTGCCGCCATCGACTTCATGAAGCGCGCGGTGGAGTCGAACACGCCCTTTTTCACCTGGTACAACACCACGCGGATGCACGCCCGGACTCATGTCCGCGAGGAACACCGCAGCGAACCCGGCCTGACCGCATTGACCGAATACGCCGACGGCATGGTCGAACATGATGCGCTGATCGGGACGATCCTCGACTCGCTCGACGAAATGGGCGTCGCGGACAACACCATCGTCATCTACACAACCGACAACGGCCCGCACAAGAACACCTGGCCCGATGCGGCCTCCTCACCCTTCCGGAACGAGAAGAACTCGAACTGGGAAGGTGCCTATCGTGTGCCCGCCATGATCAAGTGGCCGGGCCACATCGAGCCGGGGACCATCGCCAACGACCTCTTCTCGGGTCTGGACTGGTTCCCGACGCTGATGGCCGCCGTCGGAGACACCGACATCACGCAGCGGCTGCTGGACGGCACGACCATCGATGGCAAGGAATACAAGAACCACCTCGATGGCTACAACCAACTGGCCTATCTGACGGGCGAGTCCGACGAAAGTGCGCGTGACGCGTTCTTCTACTTCAACGACGACGGCGAAGTGGTTGGCCTGCGGTACGAGAACTGGAAGTTCGTCTTTGCGGAGCAGCGCGCGCAGGGCACCATGCAGATCTGGGCGGAACCCTTCGTCAAGCTGCGCCTGCCCAAGATGTTCGACCTGCACGCCGATCCCTACGAAGAGGCTGACATCACCTCGAACACCTATTGGGATTGGGTGTTCCAGCATGCCTATCTCGCCGCGCCTGCTGCTGGTGTCGTCGGGCAATTCCTCGAAACCTTCAAGGAATACCCGCCCGCGCAGCGCCCGGACAGCTTCTCGATTGATCAGGTCCAGGCAGACATCAACGCGGCCTTGGCTTCGATCAGCGGCGGCAACTGA
- a CDS encoding HAD family hydrolase: MMHPRFLAGVAAVALLAAGSALADPLPSWNDTGSKQAIIAFVESVTDPASDTYVPEEDRIATFDNDGTLWTEQPLYFQALYALDVLHEKAEADPAILTSDALKAGAKGDVEGILASGMEGLLEVINVSHSGLTVDEFQADALDWLTNYTHPTTKKPYVDMVYQPMLELLSYLRDEGFTTYIVSGGGIDFIRAFAEKTYGIPPWQVVGTEGNTAYEVVDGLPMLTKSGGVTFIDDKEGKPVGIVRHIGRKPIFAAGNSDGDFAMLEYTTSGEGPSFGLLVHHTDAAREFAYDREGHIGTLNRGLDEGPNRGWTIVDMAQDWAKVFPTE; the protein is encoded by the coding sequence ATGATGCATCCGAGATTTCTCGCGGGCGTCGCAGCCGTGGCGCTGCTTGCCGCCGGCTCCGCCCTTGCCGACCCGCTGCCCTCGTGGAACGACACGGGCTCCAAGCAGGCGATCATCGCCTTCGTCGAGAGCGTGACCGACCCCGCCTCCGACACCTACGTCCCCGAGGAGGACCGCATCGCCACCTTCGACAACGACGGCACGCTCTGGACCGAGCAGCCGCTCTATTTCCAGGCGCTCTACGCGCTCGACGTGCTGCACGAGAAGGCCGAGGCCGATCCCGCCATCCTCACCTCCGACGCGCTGAAGGCCGGGGCCAAGGGCGATGTCGAGGGCATCCTCGCCAGCGGCATGGAGGGGCTGCTCGAGGTGATCAACGTCTCGCATTCCGGGCTGACCGTCGACGAGTTCCAGGCCGACGCGCTCGATTGGCTGACGAACTACACCCATCCGACGACGAAGAAGCCTTATGTCGACATGGTTTACCAGCCGATGCTCGAGCTTCTGAGCTACCTGCGCGACGAGGGGTTCACCACCTATATCGTCTCGGGCGGCGGCATCGACTTCATCCGCGCCTTCGCCGAGAAGACCTATGGCATCCCGCCCTGGCAGGTGGTCGGCACCGAGGGCAACACCGCCTACGAGGTGGTCGACGGGCTGCCGATGCTGACCAAGAGCGGCGGCGTCACCTTCATCGACGACAAGGAGGGCAAGCCGGTCGGCATCGTGCGCCACATCGGCCGCAAGCCGATCTTCGCCGCGGGCAACTCGGATGGCGATTTCGCCATGCTCGAATACACCACCTCGGGCGAGGGGCCGAGCTTCGGCCTGCTGGTCCACCACACCGACGCCGCGCGCGAGTTCGCCTATGATCGCGAGGGGCACATCGGCACGCTGAACCGCGGGCTCGACGAGGGGCCCAATCGCGGCTGGACGATCGTCGACATGGCGCAGGACTGGGCCAAGGTGTTCCCCACAGAGTGA